The following are encoded in a window of Pagrus major chromosome 14, Pma_NU_1.0 genomic DNA:
- the ascl1a gene encoding achaete-scute homolog 1a codes for MMDINVSQQQLMPPACFFSAQSIQLSPSGSSQSSGKSVSKQPKRQRSSSPELLRCKRRLNFAGFGYSLPQQQPHAVARRNERERNRVKLVNNGFATLREHVPNGAANKKMSKVETLRSAVEYIRALQQLLDEHDAVSAAFQSGVLSPTMSQGYSADMNSMAGSPVSSYSSDEGSYDPLSPEEQELLDFTNWF; via the coding sequence ATGATGGACATTAACgtcagccagcagcagctgatgcCGCCCGCCTGCTTCTTCTCCGCGCAGAGCATCCAGCTGAGCCCGAGCGGCAGCAGCCAGAGCAGCGGCAAGTCGGTGTCCAAGCAGCCGAAGaggcagcgctcctcctccccGGAGCTGCTGCGCTGCAAGCGGAGGCTCAACTTCGCGGGTTTCGGCTACAGTCTtccgcagcagcagccgcacGCCGTGGCGCGGAGGAACGAGAGGGAGAGGAACCGGGTGAAGCTGGTCAACAACGGCTTCGCCACCCTGCGGGAGCACGTCCCCAACGGAGCCGCCAACAAGAAGATGAGCAAAGTGGAGACGCTGCGCTCAGCCGTGGAGTACATCCGCgccctgcagcagctgctggacGAGCACGACGCGGTGAGCGCCGCGTTTCAGTCCGGCGTCCTGTCGCCCACCATGTCGCAGGGATACTCCGCTGACATGAACTCCATGGCAGGTTCACCCGTGTCCTCCTACTCATCCGACGAGGGCTCCTACGATCCTCTCAGTCCGGAGGAGCAGGAGCTGCTAGACTTCACCAACTGGTTCTGA